A region from the Thalassophryne amazonica chromosome 2, fThaAma1.1, whole genome shotgun sequence genome encodes:
- the serf2 gene encoding small EDRK-rich factor 2, which yields MTRGNQRELARQKHAKKQSEHSKGKRGDDGLSAAARKQRDAEIMQQKQKKADDSGKGSTKSK from the exons GAGGAAACCAGCGTGAGCTTGCACGCCAAAAGCATGCTAAAAAGCAGTCTGAACACTCCAAAGGAAAGAGGGGTGACGACGGGCTGTCAGCTGCCGCCCGGAAGCAGAG GGATGCAGAAATAATGCAGCAGAAGCAGAAAAAGGCAGATGACTCTGGAAAAGGAAGCACAAAGTCAAAATAA